In Lysobacter luteus, a single window of DNA contains:
- a CDS encoding N-acetylmuramoyl-L-alanine amidase: protein MRVKGATFQKFLLGLALLSALAWNLAHSSEISDLHLAAGATGTRAEIALDHPAEFSIIRLSAPDRLVIDLPGSSLAKGLSMPTGAGVVKSVRTGQPVPGTARIVFDLAQPITALKPRIEPGANGSRLVVEWPGDGAPAVATKAAALPTVDAASSAAVSVPVASTPTVDQSAASAAATSRLISELTRSEAAASSRAPTPAGPAAAPASDPIAAVIAAHAARVPTTVATGVPTRVATGKPATPVSPPAADAPIKTLQGVMQGRGMRPLVIAIDPGHGGQDPGALGQGGTREKDVVLAISKELARQINATPGLRAYLTRDTDVFIPLNRRAVLARQAKADMFISIHADAAENRSADGSSVYVLSLKGASSQRARWLANKENASDLVGGVRLEQTSNTLASVLLDLTQSGHMKASEEAAGEILDGLMRVGNIHKTHIERANFAVLRTSDMPAMLVETAFISNPEEERRLKDPGFQRKVASAVLDGVNAFFTRQPPPGTMYAARAAAQQGMGGAAGGSP, encoded by the coding sequence ATGCGAGTGAAGGGCGCCACGTTCCAGAAATTCCTGCTCGGGCTTGCGCTGCTGTCAGCGTTGGCCTGGAACCTCGCGCATTCCAGCGAAATCAGCGACCTACACCTCGCTGCGGGTGCCACCGGGACCCGTGCCGAGATCGCGCTCGACCATCCCGCCGAGTTCAGCATCATCCGTCTGTCCGCTCCCGACCGGCTGGTCATCGACCTCCCGGGGTCGTCGCTGGCCAAGGGCCTGTCGATGCCGACCGGCGCAGGCGTGGTGAAATCGGTCCGTACCGGCCAGCCCGTGCCGGGTACCGCACGCATCGTGTTCGACCTCGCCCAGCCGATCACCGCGCTCAAGCCGCGGATCGAGCCCGGCGCCAACGGGTCGCGGCTGGTTGTGGAGTGGCCGGGCGACGGCGCGCCTGCAGTAGCCACCAAGGCGGCTGCCCTTCCGACCGTCGATGCCGCTTCGTCGGCGGCGGTGTCCGTGCCGGTCGCCAGCACGCCCACCGTCGACCAGTCCGCCGCTTCGGCGGCCGCGACCTCGCGCCTGATCTCCGAGCTCACCCGCAGTGAAGCCGCCGCGTCGTCGCGGGCGCCGACACCGGCAGGCCCGGCTGCTGCGCCTGCAAGTGACCCGATCGCCGCCGTCATCGCTGCGCACGCCGCCAGGGTGCCGACCACTGTTGCCACCGGCGTTCCCACGCGGGTGGCCACCGGCAAGCCGGCCACCCCGGTGTCGCCGCCCGCGGCCGATGCACCGATCAAGACGCTGCAGGGCGTCATGCAAGGGCGTGGCATGCGTCCGCTGGTCATCGCCATCGATCCCGGCCACGGTGGCCAGGACCCGGGTGCGCTCGGCCAGGGCGGCACGCGCGAGAAGGACGTCGTGCTTGCGATCAGCAAGGAACTCGCACGCCAGATCAACGCCACGCCGGGCTTGCGGGCCTACCTCACCCGCGATACCGATGTGTTCATCCCGTTGAACCGGCGCGCGGTGCTGGCGCGCCAGGCCAAGGCCGACATGTTCATCTCGATCCATGCTGACGCCGCGGAGAACCGCAGTGCCGACGGATCGTCGGTCTACGTCCTGTCGCTCAAGGGCGCGTCCTCGCAGCGTGCGCGCTGGCTGGCCAACAAGGAAAACGCGTCCGACCTGGTCGGCGGCGTACGGCTGGAACAGACCAGCAACACCCTGGCATCGGTGCTGCTCGACCTGACCCAGAGCGGCCACATGAAGGCCTCCGAGGAAGCTGCCGGTGAGATCCTCGACGGGCTGATGCGGGTCGGCAACATCCACAAGACCCACATCGAGCGCGCCAACTTCGCCGTGCTGCGCACCTCCGACATGCCGGCGATGCTGGTCGAGACCGCCTTCATCTCCAACCCCGAAGAAGAGCGTCGGCTCAAGGATCCCGGGTTCCAGCGCAAGGTCGCCAGCGCGGTGCTCGACGGGGTCAATGCATTCTTCACCCGGCAACCGCCACCGGGCACGATGTACGCCGCGCGCGCGGCCGCGCAGCAGGGCATGGGCGGCGCCGCCGGCGGCAGTCCGTAA
- the tsaE gene encoding tRNA (adenosine(37)-N6)-threonylcarbamoyltransferase complex ATPase subunit type 1 TsaE: MKSFWLADSAHTDRLGEMLARSRPPLAVVHLKGDLGAGKSTLARALLRALGVRGPIRSPTYTLVERYPLADGREAWHLDLYRIGDPGELEFLGLDPDEAALWLIEWPERGAGSLPPADLVVEMAVEGGGRRVVLSPASPVGTGWLEQLARGNAGLGAAFAADS, translated from the coding sequence ATGAAGTCCTTCTGGCTCGCCGACAGCGCGCACACCGACCGGCTCGGCGAGATGCTCGCCCGTTCGCGGCCGCCGCTTGCCGTCGTCCACCTCAAGGGCGACCTCGGGGCGGGCAAGTCCACCCTTGCGCGCGCGTTGCTGCGGGCGCTCGGCGTGCGCGGACCCATCCGCAGTCCCACTTACACATTGGTAGAGCGATACCCACTGGCCGACGGTCGGGAGGCGTGGCACCTGGACCTGTACCGCATCGGCGACCCCGGCGAACTCGAGTTCCTCGGGTTGGACCCCGACGAGGCCGCACTCTGGCTCATCGAGTGGCCCGAGCGCGGGGCAGGCAGCCTGCCGCCGGCGGACCTGGTCGTTGAAATGGCGGTCGAGGGGGGCGGTCGCCGCGTGGTGCTTTCCCCGGCGAGCCCGGTCGGGACCGGGTGGCTGGAGCAATTGGCCCGGGGGAACGCAGGGCTCGGGGCGGCATTTGCGGCCGACTCCTGA
- the queG gene encoding tRNA epoxyqueuosine(34) reductase QueG: MPDNSTGADPAQLAQRIRDLAREAGFQRCGISDIVLDEDEGHLRDWLAQGLYGSMDWMARHGDKRSRPAELIPGTLRVISVGLDYGRRDDQEAWETLADGERAYVARYALGRDYHKLMRQRLQRLAERIAEVVGPFGHRVFVDSAPVLERALARNAGLGWIGKHTCLIDRNGGSWFFLGEIYVDLPLPVDTPATPHCGTCTRCIDVCPTGAITAPYRLDARRCISYLTIEHEGAIPLELREPIGNRIFGCDDCQLVCPWNKFAKRSDEPDFRARNNLDEASLAELFAWTEEEFLQRTEGSALRRSGHQRWLRNIAVALGNAPTTPEVVAALESRRDCDDGLVREHVEWALARHRPA; the protein is encoded by the coding sequence TTGCCCGACAACTCCACCGGCGCCGACCCCGCGCAGCTGGCGCAGCGGATCCGGGATCTCGCGCGCGAGGCCGGGTTCCAGCGATGTGGCATCAGCGACATCGTGCTCGACGAGGACGAAGGGCACCTGCGCGACTGGCTCGCGCAGGGGTTGTACGGCTCGATGGACTGGATGGCGCGGCACGGCGACAAGCGCTCGCGCCCCGCCGAGCTCATCCCCGGCACGCTACGGGTGATCTCGGTCGGGCTGGACTACGGCCGCCGCGACGATCAGGAGGCCTGGGAGACGCTGGCCGACGGCGAGCGTGCCTACGTCGCGCGCTACGCGCTCGGCCGTGATTACCACAAGCTGATGCGCCAGCGCCTGCAACGCCTGGCCGAGCGCATCGCCGAGGTGGTGGGTCCATTCGGCCACCGCGTGTTCGTCGACTCCGCACCCGTGCTCGAGCGTGCACTGGCGCGCAACGCAGGACTGGGCTGGATCGGCAAGCACACGTGCCTGATCGACCGCAACGGCGGGTCGTGGTTCTTCCTCGGCGAGATCTACGTCGACCTGCCGCTGCCGGTCGACACGCCCGCCACCCCGCACTGCGGCACATGCACGCGTTGCATCGACGTCTGCCCGACCGGCGCGATCACCGCGCCCTACCGGCTGGATGCACGGCGATGCATCTCGTACCTGACGATCGAGCACGAGGGCGCGATACCGCTCGAGCTGCGCGAGCCGATCGGCAACCGGATCTTCGGCTGTGACGACTGCCAGCTCGTGTGCCCGTGGAACAAGTTCGCCAAGCGCTCCGACGAGCCCGATTTCCGCGCCCGCAACAACCTCGACGAAGCCAGCCTGGCCGAGTTGTTCGCCTGGACGGAGGAGGAGTTCCTGCAACGGACCGAGGGGTCGGCCCTCCGGCGCAGCGGCCACCAGCGCTGGCTGCGCAACATCGCCGTCGCCCTGGGCAACGCGCCGACCACGCCGGAAGTGGTTGCGGCGCTGGAGTCGCGTCGGGATTGCGACGACGGACTGGTGCGCGAACACGTCGAATGGGCGCTCGCGCGGCACCGCCCCGCGTAG
- the pgi gene encoding glucose-6-phosphate isomerase: MTASAPIQQLRAHAARLSATPIDALCASDPARASALALRVGPLYANFARQRYDAAALAALFALADQADLPGRLRALFDGEIVNRTEDRPALHTALRGKLSSGQRAADASALAADARLRMRQLVDRIQAGGVTDVVSVGIGGSDLGPRLVVDALATPGAPVRVHFLSNVDPAAARSVTQALDPSRTAVLLVSKSFGTQETLLNGRILREWLGDDSRLYAITANPARAEAAFAIGPDRILPMWDWVGGRYSMWSAVGFPIALAIGMDAFEALLEGAAEMDAHVLQAPPRENLAAWHALTAVWNRNALGLSTHAVLPYAERLRLLPNYLQQLVMESLGKSVRVDGSAIDLSTVPVWWGGVGTDTQHSFFQALHQGTQPVSMDMIGVVHRDAAHPDNATALLANFLAQSEALANGQDSSDPHRAYPGNRPGTVMLLDRLDARSLGALVAMYEHSVYLQGVLWGINPFDQFGVELGKQVADRLMPALRGEGEADDPVTRELVAQLRR; the protein is encoded by the coding sequence ATGACGGCCTCCGCCCCGATCCAGCAGCTGCGCGCGCACGCCGCGCGCCTGTCTGCCACCCCCATCGATGCGCTGTGCGCCTCCGACCCGGCCCGCGCATCGGCGCTGGCGTTGCGGGTCGGTCCGCTATACGCCAACTTCGCCCGTCAGCGCTACGACGCCGCGGCATTGGCGGCGCTGTTCGCACTCGCCGACCAGGCCGACCTGCCGGGCCGGTTGCGGGCGTTGTTCGACGGCGAAATCGTCAACCGCACCGAAGACCGGCCGGCGCTGCACACCGCGTTGCGCGGCAAGCTGTCCAGCGGCCAGCGGGCCGCCGACGCGTCCGCTCTCGCGGCCGACGCCCGACTGCGGATGCGGCAGCTGGTCGACCGGATCCAGGCCGGCGGCGTCACCGACGTGGTCAGCGTCGGCATCGGCGGTTCGGACCTTGGCCCGCGGCTGGTGGTCGACGCACTTGCCACGCCCGGGGCCCCGGTGCGCGTCCACTTTCTTTCCAACGTTGACCCGGCAGCCGCACGGTCGGTGACGCAGGCGCTCGATCCGTCGCGCACCGCGGTCCTGCTGGTGTCCAAGAGCTTCGGTACCCAGGAAACCCTCCTCAACGGGCGGATCCTGCGCGAGTGGCTGGGCGACGACAGCCGCCTGTACGCCATCACGGCAAACCCTGCGCGCGCCGAAGCGGCGTTCGCGATCGGCCCCGACCGGATCCTGCCGATGTGGGACTGGGTCGGCGGACGTTATTCGATGTGGTCCGCAGTGGGCTTTCCGATCGCACTGGCGATCGGGATGGATGCGTTCGAGGCGTTGCTGGAGGGCGCGGCGGAGATGGACGCGCACGTGCTCCAGGCACCGCCGCGAGAAAACCTGGCCGCGTGGCATGCGCTGACCGCGGTGTGGAACCGCAATGCGCTCGGGCTTTCCACCCATGCCGTGCTGCCCTATGCCGAGCGCCTGCGGCTGCTGCCCAACTACCTGCAGCAGCTGGTCATGGAAAGCCTCGGCAAGTCGGTCCGCGTCGACGGGTCGGCGATCGACCTGTCGACCGTGCCGGTGTGGTGGGGCGGGGTGGGGACCGATACCCAGCACAGCTTCTTCCAGGCCCTGCACCAGGGCACCCAGCCGGTGTCGATGGACATGATCGGCGTGGTCCACCGCGATGCGGCGCACCCGGACAATGCCACCGCCCTGCTGGCCAACTTCCTGGCCCAGTCCGAGGCGCTTGCGAACGGCCAGGACAGCAGTGACCCCCACCGGGCCTACCCGGGCAACCGCCCGGGCACGGTGATGCTGCTCGATCGTCTGGATGCCCGGTCACTCGGCGCTCTGGTCGCGATGTACGAGCACAGCGTGTACCTGCAGGGCGTGCTGTGGGGTATCAATCCGTTCGACCAGTTCGGTGTCGAGCTGGGCAAGCAGGTGGCCGACCGGTTGATGCCCGCCCTGCGCGGCGAGGGCGAGGCGGACGACCCGGTCACGCGCGAGCTGGTCGCACAGTTGCGCCGCTGA